DNA from Ananas comosus cultivar F153 linkage group 12, ASM154086v1, whole genome shotgun sequence:
CACCACTATTCAATTCATtcattataatttataccaaaaacatcactcaaaataataaaaatatattaaaaatttattttttatagaaaaaagtaagaataatCTGGTCATTTTACTCTCTATATTAATATCATATCTCCGAAATAAAAAAtcgaatataaaattttaaaaataaaaaaaatacaaaaaaataagtataaaaaaattttctttaatttagccaatgagtaaaataaatattttgggctAAAAATTACTCCACCTTTctcttatgttttttttttgggcgaatcAAACACACTGATAaaaaggggggagagagagagagagagagagagagagagagagaggagagtgtgtgtgtgcaagagagagaggagagagagagagagtttctcCTACCTacgcctctccctctctctctctctctctctctctctctctctgtatactAAAAGGAAACTCCTTTTTGGGGCATTGGGCTCGAGGGGAAGGGTTCTGCTACCGCGGACTCTCTAGGAGCTTCTttttcgtcgtcgtcgtcgtcgttgttgtcTTCGTTTGGGTTTCCATGGCGGTGGGGAGCGACTTCGACCAATGGCGGAAAGATCCCTTCTTctccgcggcggaggaggtccAGGAATCGGCCGATACGTGAGCAATTCTGAGCAATTACCCCCACAATCTCGGATTTTGCGATCTGGGTTCTTCTAAATTTCCGTTTTTGATGCGAATTtcgtggtttttttttaaaaaaatcaatttttggtttagggttttggtgcGGTCCTATTGTTTGTCCAATTTACTGTTCAGTTTATTTTGCGATGATGTGTGTACTTCGAAATTCGCGATTGTGTCGCGTATCTTGTGGATTttcttagccaatttttggatattttatcctctttttttttNNNNNNNNNNNNNNNNNNNGGGGGGGGAGgggagattttgaattttgatgcgCTCCGAGTGTTTGATGTATTTACTGATCCAGAGATCAATCGATGACGTGTTTAGGTTCCCCCCAGTCCTCGAAATTTCCCATTTTGATGCGAATTATGTAcgttttttttaaacaaattttggtgttttttgtttttactgcTGATTTCACCTTTCCCTTTTCAGATTTGATGCGCTCCGAGTGTGTTTGATGAATTTACTGTTCAGTTTATTTagggaaaaaaatcaaaattttgattggcTTTGCTTATTTCTCCTTTTCCTCGTGAGATTTGATGCGCTCCAAGTGTTTGATGAATTTACTCTTCAGTTTagtttcaaaaaaagaaaaaaaatcaaaattttggtgGGTTTTCCTTATTTCACCTTCTCCGTTTCAGATTTGCTGCGCTCCTTGTGTTTGATGAATTGACtgtttaattttgataactgGGATTCTTTTCTATTTATAGATCTCTCATGTTTACTGTTCAATTTGTGTGTCTTTTGATCCTCGTGGTGTTTCAGAATGGAATCTATGTATCGAATGTGGATGCGTAATCGAAGAATCGGGTTTAATTCGGAAGCTTCAGATGAACTGCGCAGGGAGCTTCGTACTGCTCTAGGCACTGCAAAATGGCAGGtaattttctattctttttcctCAATTCCTTTCGTCCTGCGGCTTTTCACATGTTAAATCTTGTAAACTAATTTTCACAACTTTACTATTTTAGGGCGCATTCGGTTCGCGCTATGCAACATTCCTGATTATTTCAACATAACTAGGAATCCGATTCTTATAACTTAGATTACTACTAATATTGTATTACTGCATTTGGTTCAGTGCAGTAGTATAATGTCGGATTACTGCACATATAAGATCTGGCTGTTGTGGCCAAGTTTTGCGCGATCTAGTCCAAAGGATGCCGAAATAGCCTGTCCTCGCGCCTTTGCTAAAAAATTGCCATCGAAAGGAGTGCATATGCGAAAATACAGGCGATTTCTAGGGGtgtatgcaaatataaattgttAAGGGTGCGCACGCACAAATATAGATCATTTTTCAATGATATAGGCATAAATTGCAACTCTTGACTTTTGAGTTGTATACATGCAAATATCCATTTTTGTTCTCTGTTCGAATATCAAATCCATTTGATTAATTGTTAAAATTCTTTTACTCAGTTGGAGGAGTTCGAGAGCGCGGTCCATTTAAGTCACGAAAAGTACTCATCGGAGGAGAACGCAATCACTAGGCATAGGCAATTTATAGTTGCAATTAAGAACCAAATTCGCCACACAGAGAGCGAGTTGAATGATTCTTTTACCGAAGAAGGGAAGCAGCCGCTTTCTTGGGTTCAATTAGACGATGAAGAACGCGACGATCTCGCGCTTTTTCTTTCTCCGATCCCGCAAACATCGCAAGAAGCAAAGGATATTACTAGCTATCACAAAGATGTAGCTGTAGATAGTCGAGATGCGAAATCTTTGGAGCCTTCCAAAAGCGGAAAAAGTGAAAACGACGGTCTCTCACAAGTAGCGCGGTCGAATGGTTCGTGGGAAATTCAAATTGACGATGAGAAGAGAGTGGATAGAAAATCGGTCGAGATGAGGCAGGATATGCCGAGTTGTTTGTTGAATCGTTTTGGTATTACAAGAAGTGTTGAATTTGTAGCGAAATTAAGGTGGTTTAGGAATAGTTTTTGGAAGGCTAAGAGTGAGGAGCACCTTCAGTTGAGGCGGGGGTTGTCGACTTACCTCGAGTTCAATGGAATCACTCCGTTTGTGCAGGTAAATTCCTCCTTGCGATGAGCTATTATGGTCGATATACAAACTGCTAATTTTCTCCATTGCTTCTCCTCAATTATagcattatttaatttaagtcagtTTGGGTAAGATGGGTGTTTGGTTTCCTGgaaaatatttcagaaaatagttttctggcTGGAAAATATTTTCCGGTCGCTTAGTTCCTAGGAAAAGTAGTTTCTccataaaagatttttttttccagattttGTGCAAAAGTAGTGTTTTCATTTTCCGGATTTTTTTATCCGGAAAACAAAATCCATGGAAAATGGTGTTTTCTGTAGAAAACTTTTTCCCCATAAAGCAGTTTTCCATGCTTTTCcgaggaaccaaacacccccttaacCCCCTTAACCGAATATCCAAAGATTTTGGTGGCTGAAACAGTTAAATTTAACAGAACACAACTAAAATCGAATAGCTGAGGGTTcagctccaaaaaaaaaaaaaagaggaaaattcAGGGACATGTTTCTGAATCGCTGTGTTTAGCCTTTGTATTCATCAACTGGGGACTGGATGTGATCTTAGTATATTCTATACATTTATCTTAGAACCAGTTTCAAGCTTCTGAAATGGATGTCACTATCACTTGCGTTGTCGGGTTTCTTGCTAATGCAGCGGTTTAGCGGCTTAACTGAAAGAAGCAGAAGCTGTTTCAGTGGCTGGAAGGAAAAGTCTGTAGTTCCCAATGTTCAGAAACTCTCCGGTAGGGTGGATGGAGTCCGACAGCATATACGTGGCGCCAGATACAACATGCTGTTCGGCCGATCTCTTAGGatcactttcttgcttttgttgaGTATCATATTAATTGGTGAGTAAATGCACTTCTGCTTGAACAtcattatcattttatttagtCGCATTTACCGATACACTGtcaaatatttttcacttattGCGCCGCAAGTAATTGGAAGCATCAAAAACATTAGATATCGCCTGCGTAGTCCTATCATATAATCTGTCATGTAATTGACCTTTTAAATTTCGCTATCTTTTTCCTACGACGCAGCTCTTAAATTTTGTCCCTTGTGCAAATTTCGCATCGATATTAAACTAGCTCTTGCATTCTCCTCTCTATCACTCCTTTTTATTTAGGCACGACCGATACTTAAATCTTGTTATTACATTTCTACTAAGCAGTTCGAATTTGTTTGCAGTGCCATTCCTCTTCCACTCGACATGACCGAGCCAGTCACGCGCATGGCTACTGAGGAGGTAATTTCTTGATCTCAACTACCGAAACACAACTAATTCAATTCTCGCAATTAACAGGCAAATTCAAAGTCGTAATCCAATTTGCGACAGAGCAATCTAATCTGTATCAGGCTTTCGACTCCTGTTTGTTTCAGGTTATATTTTGGATGTACAAAAAGAGTCACAAAAACTAGCCCAATGATAGAGGAACTTCTCCCGAAACGGTCGAGAAATTGTCGATTCCATATAGGAAAACTCCGAAGAATAGTTTTCAGCGGAGTGAAGCTCAAAGTGTTCCTAATTGTAATTTCCGCGACGATTTATAGTGTTTATTTGATTGCGATATTTAGGTGAATCAACTTCACCAGCTGTAGCAACAGTGTAATTGTAACagagtatatatgtatgtatgttgatGAAAACATGCCTATTTTGAAGTTACTTTCTTAGTTAGCATGGCTTCAACTAAATGAGCTTCTGGAACTGGAACGTAAAAGTAGAAGCTTTAAATTGAAACTTTTGTTTGCTTTCGAAGCTGTCGAGCAGATTATGACGAGAATAGTAATCTCTGCTTGTTGCGTAAACTATGGCGAACTTTTGTATGGACCGATGGTATAATTTGTTGTACACGAGATGATTACGTCGCTCATAACATTTGAATTGCTTTTAGACAGGCTCAGAGCATaagattttcttctttttttttttctatgcatGGGATGATTTTGCTGCTCATTGATACTAGAATTTTGTGTGCACAAGGAGAATCTGTTGCTCATTAATAGCGAAATTATTCGTAGACGAGCTTCGGGCTAATCTAACTTAAAAATTCTTGGCATGGGTTGGGGAGAAATTGAGAGTTGAGCGTGCGTGGAGAAACTGTCGCTAACCAACGAGTCAGTAGGGATGCAAACTGGGCGGATCCACCTAAAATGAGTCAGTAGGGATGCAAACTGGGCGGATCCACCTACAAATTCGGAGGTATGGGTTGGGGAGAAACTGAGAGTTGAGCATGTGCGGAGAAGTTGTCGCTCGTGGCAGATTCGGGAtaagttaatttttattctatttttggcTCTTATTTATCGGTCCATTCGGAGCAAATCAGGTGGACGAGAGTTTTTAACGGATCAAGACAGactaaagaaagaaagagtttCGCGGATCAGGACtgactaaagaaaaaaaaggatttctCGCCCGCTGCTTAATTTTCTTGACGGATCGGAACGAATTATCTTTTTGAATAATTGCATATTTACCTCTTAATACTTatgaaatatcttatttattctttattttttttgtttcaaatatacctctttCGTTATACAAAAAATACTCTCGCTATTATTACccattaatcatctcatattAAACCCAGTAAATAGAAATCAAAACATTTCTTTTGTtgttaacttaaggacaaataaaaaaataataatggtaaaagagtatattgaaaagaaaaaaaagtcaaaaataaatacttCTCTTCGtttctgatttaaaatttgttacgatataagggatatatttaaaagaataaaatagtaattttataaaaataatgattaaatttaactctagaaatatatttaaaaaaatcttgaaacataaaaaaatatttaataataaaaaaatatatttttttttagagtatataaattacccttatttttttatacatatttttcgGTTTTCACTTATCCCTCTATTCCAGAGTGCGAggggttaaaaaaataataataaaatacataatataacCAACTGTACGGTCCATTGATGCAGTGACGTGGTAGACCCGGTccaggaatatatatatatatatatatacacacaccatTGGTCCTTGCTcttaaaaaagatataaaaaaccCTACGAAACCCCTCGGAGTCGACACTCCCAACCCCACCCCTCGCGAAACCCTCGAACCATCGAAGCTCCATTTTCGCCCCCCCTCGCTAATGGCGgtgagatctctctctctctctctgtagctTTGTACGAAACCCTAGCTCGTTTGGTCCCCGAAGAGGAGGAACCCGATTCCAGTTTCGTAAAGCCTAGGTGTTTTGTTTCCTCGATTCTTCGTAGTGTAGAAACCCTAGGTCTTGGGCGTTTCCGTGTCGTTTATTTGGAGGATTTCGAGCTTTTAGTGTAGTCCAATGGCggttagatctctctctctctctatagctgtgtacaaaccctagcttgtttGGGAACCGATTGCGATTTTCGAAAAGCCTAGGTGTCGGGCGTTTGTGTGTGGTTACTTTTGGAGGATTTCGAGAgtttaatttagttgttttattgGGGAACATCGATTTTAGGGTTTTGGCGGAAGGGGAGTTTTTATAATGCATACATTAAGATTGTGCAAGTGGGTAACCctaatttttatttctgtttttgCTTTTCGCCTGGTTCTTTGAGTTTCGAAACCCTAGGCCTAGGTCATTTGCATTTTGGCGCTTCTGAAGGATTTCAACATGTTAATGTAATATCGGTGACATTGATTTAGGTTTTTAACCCCAAAGAGTAGTTTTTTTTATGCTTCCTTTAATTTTATGTAGTGAATTTGGCTAATGGGGTTTGCTCTTTACAGTGGTGTAGCTTTTATTTACCTTGTGTTGTTGGTTTCGGAATAGATAAGAAAATGTTATCTTGAGATTATATTCATTGACGGGGTATTTGGAGTGACGTAAGTATAATTTTGCTGTAAATCAAGTTCAGTAAGAACAATAATTTTGGTCCTGCTGTCAATCATGTTAGAGCACATACTGGATTTTTCCCCAAAAAATGTCTTTGGACAATTTTGAGGGAAAATTGTTTTCTAGAGATTGAATTTGTGGCTTGCCGGTAGATCTCCTTGGCTTAGTCAATCATGATGATTGAACTATGTTTCTGctctttataaatttgatttacgGCCGCATTGCAATTAcatcaatccaaacgccccgtTAGATGAAAATGTGCACCGACCCCGAACTCGAGACTTTTAGTTCTTCTGATTTAAGTAAATTCACTCCATTATTTTGGGGGGTCTTGCTGAATCCTGAATGATTATATTAAGTTTGACTATTCTGAACACTTCGTTAGCTGATGGAACACAAAAATTTATTGAAGagtttaaatagttattttacaAGAAAATGTTAGATTGTCTTTAACATTGAGGGACTAAATTGCAATGTATGAGAAAGCCTGGAGACGAGAGCTTAAATATAAGTTCAAGGACTAATCACAATATAGGGATGCTACAAGGATTATTTTCTTAGAGCTTGAATCATACTTATTATCGACCATTTTTTATTGTCTCGTATCACCTAAATCAAGTTTTGTTCTTCTCTCAGATTCATTGTAATCATTTCCTATTGCCCTGCCCTTATGCTCCACACAGATTtccagttttttttcttttttatcatattGATTGGATATCTCTAATCGCAATGTGGAGTACTATATCTGACTGCTcgctataaaatttttaacattctacaactttctttttttctgagtGGTAGTTTCTTTCTTTGTTAGATACACTTGTTTATGTTACTTTCTAATATTTCTTTGTTTGTGCCTCCTCCTTGTCATTATTGTTTAGGCCGTGCCAGTTAATCCGAAGCCTTTCTTAAACAATCTGACCGGCAAGCCTGTGATTGTGAAGCTCAAGTGGGGCATGGAATATAAAGGTGATTTTTTAACCCGTTTGTTCCTCCTTACATTACAGTTGCCAATAAATTGTGTTTGTTCAAATGTACAGAAATGATGCAAACTGTTTTTCTTttgtcctttttctttctctgcgCTTGTTTTTTTCCAGGTTATCTCGTTTCGGTGGATTCGTATATGAACCTACAGGTATCACTGCCAACattattttttgggttaattataaatttagtactTGAAGTTTGATTCTGATTTCAATTTCCTCCCCAAAGTTTTAATATTAATGACTATATCCCTGAATGTTGTTCCGTGGAACCAGGAACTTCATCAGAAAGAAACACTGCAGTAACATgcgttaaaattaaaatctcaaatatctGCTGTGTCAATGAGCTTTAGAAGTAATGCTGATGTAGCATCCTTTTTCAAATAATGGGCCAACAAAAGAACTTAATTGATTTGCAGAGCGAACATCATagactaaattttaaaaaaaatgaaaatttgaagATATAACTGAAAACTAGGTCAAACTTCAGGACAAAATTGGCAATTAATGTGTTTTTTTGGTGTAAATTATGCAGCTTGCCAATACAGAGGAGTATATTGATGGCCAGTTCTCAGGAAATCTCGGGGAGATACTGATAAGGTAACCGCAGTTGCTTCTAACCATAGTTGTAATATTCTCAGACTTCCCAAGAGTTTACAAATAATTCACAAATTTATGGTTGTCCTGATATTTATCCAAATTAGTCACCACTTTTGTATGAATATTCACCAAAGATTAATAGGAGACTAACAGATAACCTATAGATTCATCGGCTAGTTTATGTATTAATTTGTAGCTTTGTTACCTTAAAATTGATGAAAGAAGGAAAAATGATTTCGTTAAGAATTTTGCACTTCAGTATTCTTtttaactaatatatatttatatttcgttcaaaatatatatttatatttcattCTTTGAACTactgcttcttttttttttctt
Protein-coding regions in this window:
- the LOC109718288 gene encoding probable small nuclear ribonucleoprotein F; this translates as MAAVPVNPKPFLNNLTGKPVIVKLKWGMEYKGYLVSVDSYMNLQLANTEEYIDGQFSGNLGEILIRCNNVLYLRGVPEDEEIEDAE
- the LOC109718560 gene encoding syntaxin-61-like, with translation MAVGSDFDQWRKDPFFSAAEEVQESADTMESMYRMWMRNRRIGFNSEASDELRRELRTALGTAKWQLEEFESAVHLSHEKYSSEENAITRHRQFIVAIKNQIRHTESELNDSFTEEGKQPLSWVQLDDEERDDLALFLSPIPQTSQEAKDITSYHKDVAVDSRDAKSLEPSKSGKSENDGLSQVARSNGSWEIQIDDEKRVDRKSVEMRQDMPSCLLNRFGITRSVEFVAKLRWFRNSFWKAKSEEHLQLRRGLSTYLEFNGITPFVQRFSGLTERSRSCFSGWKEKSVVPNVQKLSGRVDGVRQHIRGARYNMLFGRSLRITFLLLLSIILIVPFLFHST